In a genomic window of Tissierella sp. Yu-01:
- the minD gene encoding septum site-determining protein MinD, with amino-acid sequence MGTAIVITSGKGGVGKTTTSANIGTGLAMRGNSVVILDADIGLRNLDVVLGLENRIVYDIVDVVEKNCRLKQALIKDKRYEKLYLLPAAQTKDKTAIKPEQMVELIGELKKDFDYIIIDCPAGIEQGFQYSIAGADRAIIVTTPEISAVRDADRVIGILEAKEIHNPKLIINRIRPEMVKRGDMMNIDDIIDILAIDLLGIVPDDESIVVSTNKGEPVVIDEKALAGQAYRNITKRIAGEEVELLNFDSNDESKLSKILKLIFGK; translated from the coding sequence ATGGGAACGGCAATTGTTATTACCTCAGGGAAAGGTGGAGTAGGTAAAACTACTACAAGTGCTAATATTGGGACAGGTCTAGCAATGCGTGGTAATTCAGTTGTTATATTAGATGCTGATATAGGGCTAAGAAATTTAGACGTGGTATTGGGACTTGAAAATAGAATAGTATATGATATTGTTGATGTTGTTGAGAAAAATTGTAGATTAAAGCAAGCGCTTATAAAAGATAAACGATATGAAAAACTATATCTACTACCAGCAGCTCAAACAAAAGATAAAACAGCTATAAAACCTGAACAAATGGTAGAACTAATAGGTGAATTGAAGAAGGATTTTGACTATATTATAATAGATTGTCCAGCAGGTATAGAGCAAGGATTCCAATATTCTATTGCTGGTGCTGATAGAGCCATTATAGTAACTACTCCTGAAATTTCCGCAGTTAGGGATGCAGATAGGGTAATAGGAATACTTGAAGCTAAAGAAATACATAATCCTAAATTAATCATAAATAGAATTAGACCTGAGATGGTTAAGAGAGGAGATATGATGAATATAGATGATATCATCGATATTTTAGCAATTGACTTATTGGGAATTGTTCCAGATGATGAATCTATTGTTGTATCTACAAACAAAGGTGAACCAGTTGTAATAGATGAAAAAGCATTGGCTGGACAAGCATATAGAAATATAACAAAAAGAATCGCTGGTGAGGAAGTTGAATTACTAAACTTTGATTCAAATGATGAAAGCAAATTAAGTAAAATACTAAAATTAATATTCGGTAAATAA
- the minE gene encoding cell division topological specificity factor MinE has translation MDLFKLFGRKQEQSKDVAKERLKLVLVHDRADLSPKLLDMMKSDIIRVISEYADIDKEGIDIKLTRMKRDGDTSPISALVANIPIVKVKDK, from the coding sequence ATGGATTTATTCAAGTTATTTGGTAGAAAACAGGAGCAAAGTAAAGATGTTGCTAAGGAAAGACTAAAATTAGTTTTAGTTCATGATAGAGCTGACTTATCGCCAAAACTATTAGATATGATGAAAAGTGATATCATTCGAGTGATTTCCGAATATGCAGATATAGATAAAGAGGGAATAGATATAAAGCTTACTAGAATGAAAAGAGATGGAGATACATCTCCTATATCAGCACTTGTAGCTAATATTCCTATTGTAAAAGTAAAGGATAAATAA
- a CDS encoding M23 family metallopeptidase: protein MNNNVHKPVIQKNAIYRKKYLKRLLYKSIIVLALILVLILIKKLNLSSTNNVLGSLKNNIEYEFNLIEDSKKLYVKAQQLLDSSLETVGVLNSLSPKFNAPIAGSIYRSFDQMVVIDGNKIKNGGIDIKVINGEDPIAISNGTVTDIHKSGNKGYFISIKNGDMEITYGYISKPYVEEGDEIVVGEKLGELGNTKDGNKYLRIEIEVKGEKVDPTNYISFSEII from the coding sequence ATGAATAATAACGTACATAAACCGGTTATTCAGAAAAATGCTATTTATAGAAAAAAATATTTAAAGAGATTACTTTACAAGTCAATAATTGTACTAGCTCTTATTTTAGTTTTAATACTAATTAAAAAACTTAATTTATCAAGTACTAATAATGTTTTAGGCTCTCTAAAGAATAATATTGAATATGAATTTAACTTGATAGAAGATAGTAAGAAATTGTATGTAAAGGCACAGCAATTATTAGATTCATCATTAGAAACTGTAGGAGTTTTAAATAGTTTAAGTCCTAAATTTAATGCCCCAATTGCTGGTTCAATTTACAGGTCATTTGATCAAATGGTAGTAATTGATGGTAATAAGATAAAAAATGGTGGTATAGATATAAAAGTGATTAATGGTGAAGACCCTATTGCAATTTCAAATGGTACAGTAACAGATATACATAAAAGTGGAAATAAGGGTTATTTTATTAGCATAAAAAATGGCGATATGGAGATTACCTACGGGTATATTTCAAAGCCATACGTAGAAGAGGGCGATGAAATAGTAGTTGGTGAAAAATTAGGGGAGTTGGGAAATACTAAAGATGGGAACAAGTATCTGAGAATTGAAATTGAGGTAAAAGGTGAAAAAGTTGATCCAACGAACTATATAAGCTTTTCTGAAATTATTTAA
- a CDS encoding TIGR03960 family B12-binding radical SAM protein has protein sequence MINKLKLDKVLMKVEKPARYIGMEKNSYKKDLDKVDVKFAFSFPDVYEVGMSHLGLQIIYNLINNEENYACERVFSPWIDMEEEMRKEGIPLFTLENKEEVSNFDFLGFTLQYEMSYTNILNILNLSNIPFKSKDRDDKYPIIIGGGPCAYNPEPIADFFDLFVIGEGEEVILELIELYKNMKKSNYSKEAFLKEAAKIEGIYVPSFFDVSYNDDGTIKEIYPLVNDIPTVISKRMISNLDTMYTPDKLIVPFIETVHDRIAMEIFRGCTRGCRFCQAGIIYRPIREKSVDRLMDIADNLVDNTGYETISLTSLSSCDYSQLLLLTKQLMDRYEDRKVGVSLPSLRLDSFSIDVLKEIEKVRKSGLTFAPEAGSQRLRDVINKGVTEEDLINSVTYAFKEGWSRIKLYFMIGLPTETDEDVMGIKDLAYLVKDLFFNRPKEERKGNFKVTASASCFVPKPFTPFQWYGQNTIDEFMTKIYKIKDSIKDNKVSFNYHDADLSYLEAIFARGDRRLSELLIKAWEKGCKYDGWSEYFNYETWIEALEETNIDGAFYANRTRDINEVLPWDFINTGVSKEFLIKEYKNAIEGKTTEDCRLRCRACGIDDCAMRGVFN, from the coding sequence ATGATAAACAAACTAAAGTTAGATAAGGTACTAATGAAAGTCGAGAAACCTGCTAGATATATAGGAATGGAGAAAAACTCCTATAAGAAGGATTTAGATAAAGTAGACGTAAAATTTGCATTTTCATTCCCTGATGTTTATGAAGTAGGAATGTCTCATCTAGGTTTGCAAATTATATATAATTTAATCAACAATGAAGAAAACTATGCTTGTGAGAGAGTATTTTCACCTTGGATAGATATGGAAGAAGAAATGCGTAAAGAAGGCATTCCTCTATTTACCCTTGAGAATAAGGAAGAAGTAAGCAACTTTGATTTTCTAGGTTTTACCCTTCAATATGAGATGAGTTATACAAATATATTAAATATCTTAAATCTTTCTAATATACCTTTTAAATCAAAAGACAGGGATGATAAATATCCAATAATAATTGGTGGAGGGCCTTGTGCATATAATCCAGAACCCATAGCCGACTTTTTTGATTTATTTGTTATAGGTGAAGGGGAGGAAGTTATATTAGAGCTTATTGAACTCTATAAAAACATGAAAAAATCCAATTATAGTAAGGAGGCATTTTTAAAAGAAGCTGCGAAAATAGAAGGTATTTATGTGCCAAGTTTCTTTGATGTAAGCTATAATGATGATGGTACAATAAAAGAAATATACCCTTTAGTGAATGATATTCCTACAGTTATAAGTAAAAGGATGATTAGTAATTTAGATACTATGTATACTCCTGATAAATTGATAGTTCCATTTATTGAAACTGTTCATGATAGAATTGCTATGGAGATATTTAGAGGATGCACAAGAGGTTGTAGGTTCTGCCAAGCTGGTATAATTTATAGACCTATAAGAGAAAAATCTGTAGATAGACTAATGGATATTGCTGATAATTTAGTGGACAATACAGGTTATGAAACGATTTCTCTTACATCCTTAAGTTCTTGTGACTATTCACAACTTTTATTATTAACAAAACAACTTATGGATAGATATGAAGATAGAAAGGTAGGGGTTTCCCTTCCGTCTTTAAGACTTGATTCATTTAGTATTGATGTTTTAAAAGAAATAGAAAAAGTTCGTAAAAGTGGTCTGACTTTCGCACCTGAGGCTGGCAGTCAGAGATTAAGAGATGTTATAAACAAAGGTGTAACAGAGGAAGATTTAATTAACTCGGTTACCTATGCTTTTAAGGAAGGTTGGTCAAGAATAAAACTTTATTTTATGATTGGATTACCTACTGAGACAGATGAAGATGTAATGGGAATAAAAGATTTGGCATACCTTGTGAAGGATTTATTTTTTAATAGACCTAAAGAAGAAAGAAAAGGTAATTTTAAGGTAACCGCTAGCGCTTCCTGTTTTGTTCCAAAACCTTTTACTCCTTTCCAATGGTATGGTCAAAACACCATAGATGAGTTTATGACCAAAATATATAAGATAAAAGATAGTATCAAAGACAACAAGGTAAGCTTTAATTATCATGATGCAGACTTGAGTTACCTTGAAGCAATATTTGCAAGAGGTGATAGACGATTATCTGAACTTTTAATTAAAGCATGGGAAAAAGGCTGTAAATATGATGGTTGGTCAGAGTATTTCAATTATGAGACTTGGATAGAAGCCCTTGAGGAAACAAATATCGATGGAGCATTTTATGCTAATAGAACAAGAGATATTAACGAAGTTTTACCTTGGGATTTTATTAATACAGGAGTATCCAAGGAGTTTCTGATTAAGGAATACAAAAATGCCATTGAAGGGAAGACGACAGAAGATTGTAGACTAAGATGTAGAGCATGTGGCATTGATGACTGTGCAATGAGAGGTGTATTTAATTGA
- a CDS encoding TIGR03936 family radical SAM-associated protein, protein MIIRAKFNKRNYLKYISHLDLMRLFQRSFNSCQIPIKYSEGFNPHPKFSIANPLSLGIESEGEYIDIDLEEYIPIDDFMNKLNNSLPEDIQIIKAVYLEKEVSISSILSWAFYEIKFEQNDNTDMKSLEERINKWMENKEIIITKLKKKGKNKVPTEINIIPLIGNVVVKGLDENQYIILNVLLRIGENGNLKPVQFMEALNRDLNLNIDLDSLLMKRLALFAEENGNIYCPL, encoded by the coding sequence TTGATAATAAGGGCAAAATTTAATAAAAGGAATTACCTAAAGTATATATCTCATCTAGATTTAATGAGATTGTTTCAAAGAAGTTTTAATAGCTGTCAAATACCTATAAAATATTCTGAAGGATTTAATCCACATCCTAAATTTTCCATAGCAAATCCTTTATCCTTAGGTATTGAAAGTGAAGGAGAGTATATTGATATAGATTTAGAGGAATATATACCTATAGATGATTTTATGAATAAACTTAATAATTCATTACCAGAGGATATACAAATAATAAAGGCTGTTTATTTAGAAAAAGAAGTAAGTATCTCATCAATATTATCCTGGGCATTTTATGAAATTAAGTTCGAACAAAATGATAACACAGATATGAAATCACTTGAAGAAAGAATAAATAAATGGATGGAAAATAAAGAGATTATTATTACTAAGTTAAAGAAAAAGGGGAAAAATAAAGTACCTACTGAAATAAATATCATACCATTGATAGGTAATGTCGTTGTAAAAGGACTAGATGAAAATCAGTATATAATACTTAATGTATTATTAAGAATTGGAGAAAATGGCAATCTTAAACCGGTCCAATTTATGGAAGCCTTGAATAGAGACTTAAATCTTAATATTGACTTAGATTCGTTACTAATGAAAAGATTAGCTTTATTTGCTGAAGAGAACGGAAATATTTATTGTCCACTTTAA
- a CDS encoding Rne/Rng family ribonuclease has product MNYIFIDSDKEKTKVGIVEDNRLVEFYSEEINNETLFGNVYRARVTNVLRGMDAAFVDIGEEKNAYLQLKDALHKDQMYTKEKYDLDEVIKSGEEVIVQVIKEPLGNKGPKVTTHISLPGRYLVLTPYSNKVNVSKKIRNNSEVNRLKNIGNQIIENDMGIIFRTLAVDVDENLLHEEYKSLMDVFLRIEKERSFLPTPKLLYKDLDLVYQIVRDKFNEKDTEIIVNNKEIYNNLLLLEDYFSYNLGDKILLNLDFSVDNDMKIQMDMKEALDRVVSLKSGGYIVIDETEALTAIDVNTGKYVGAYSLGDTVLRTNLEAAEEISRQIRLRDIGGIIIIDFIDMKEKNHISKVLSKLSESFIKDRNKPHIVDVTKLCLVEITRKKTRPTLDSKISTICPTCNGRGRVRINKY; this is encoded by the coding sequence ATGAATTATATTTTTATTGATTCTGACAAAGAGAAGACGAAGGTTGGAATAGTAGAAGATAATCGTCTTGTTGAGTTTTATTCAGAAGAAATCAATAATGAAACCTTATTTGGAAACGTATATAGAGCACGAGTAACTAATGTTCTTCGGGGGATGGATGCTGCATTTGTAGATATAGGAGAAGAGAAAAATGCATATCTGCAGTTAAAAGATGCATTACACAAGGACCAGATGTATACTAAAGAGAAATATGATTTAGATGAGGTTATTAAAAGTGGTGAAGAGGTTATTGTACAGGTTATAAAAGAGCCACTTGGCAATAAAGGTCCAAAGGTCACAACACATATTAGTCTACCAGGAAGATATTTAGTTCTTACGCCATATTCCAATAAAGTGAATGTATCCAAAAAAATCCGTAACAATTCTGAAGTTAATAGGTTAAAGAATATTGGGAATCAGATAATTGAAAATGATATGGGTATTATTTTTAGAACTTTAGCAGTAGATGTGGATGAGAATTTACTTCATGAAGAATATAAATCTCTAATGGATGTATTTTTAAGAATAGAAAAAGAAAGAAGCTTTTTACCAACTCCTAAATTATTATATAAAGACCTTGACTTAGTATATCAAATTGTAAGAGATAAATTTAATGAAAAAGATACTGAGATAATTGTAAATAATAAAGAAATTTATAATAATCTCTTGTTGCTAGAAGATTACTTTTCTTATAATCTAGGTGATAAAATCCTATTAAATTTAGACTTTTCTGTAGATAATGATATGAAAATACAGATGGATATGAAAGAGGCTTTAGATAGAGTTGTATCCTTAAAAAGCGGCGGATATATAGTCATTGATGAAACTGAAGCTTTAACTGCTATAGATGTGAACACAGGTAAATATGTAGGAGCATATTCTTTAGGTGATACTGTATTAAGAACAAACTTAGAAGCAGCTGAGGAAATATCCAGACAAATTAGATTGAGAGATATAGGCGGTATTATAATTATTGATTTCATAGATATGAAGGAGAAAAACCATATATCAAAGGTTCTATCAAAGCTTTCGGAGTCTTTTATTAAAGATAGAAACAAACCTCATATTGTTGATGTTACTAAACTATGTCTTGTAGAAATAACAAGGAAAAAAACAAGACCAACCTTGGATTCAAAAATATCAACTATATGTCCTACATGTAATGGAAGAGGAAGAGTTAGAATTAATAAGTATTGA
- the rplU gene encoding 50S ribosomal protein L21 codes for MYAVIETGGKQYRVQEGDVVFVEKLDVAEGETVNFDKVLILSNEGNLNAGKPYVEGAKVEGTVLEQGKAKKIIVFKYKAKKNERNKKGHRQPFTKVKIDKIVG; via the coding sequence ATGTACGCAGTAATAGAAACTGGTGGTAAACAATACAGAGTACAAGAAGGAGATGTAGTTTTCGTAGAAAAACTAGATGTCGCAGAAGGTGAAACTGTTAACTTTGATAAAGTTCTTATACTTTCAAACGAAGGTAATTTAAACGCTGGTAAGCCATATGTTGAAGGTGCTAAAGTAGAAGGCACTGTTTTAGAGCAAGGTAAAGCTAAGAAGATAATTGTGTTTAAATATAAGGCTAAAAAGAACGAAAGAAACAAAAAAGGTCATCGTCAACCATTTACTAAGGTAAAAATTGATAAGATCGTTGGCTAA
- a CDS encoding ribosomal-processing cysteine protease Prp, which produces MINVKIGHDGSGFINRYTIKGHANYGAYGEDIICAAVSILGHTALRSLVDVCNIDESEVSYNVDDNIGYLDVKIFINPEDFRIKNVQIVLKTFVVGIKSLVETYPENITLEYRGGGINA; this is translated from the coding sequence ATGATTAACGTTAAAATAGGTCATGATGGTTCGGGTTTTATAAACCGATATACCATTAAGGGACATGCAAATTATGGAGCATATGGAGAAGATATAATATGTGCTGCTGTTTCCATATTAGGACATACTGCTTTAAGATCTTTAGTAGATGTTTGTAACATTGATGAAAGCGAAGTATCATATAATGTTGATGACAACATAGGATACTTAGATGTAAAGATATTTATTAATCCTGAAGATTTTAGAATAAAGAATGTTCAAATTGTATTGAAGACTTTTGTAGTCGGAATAAAATCCTTGGTAGAAACTTACCCTGAAAATATAACTCTAGAATATAGAGGAGGTGGAATAAATGCTTAA
- the rpmA gene encoding 50S ribosomal protein L27 translates to MLKLNLQLFASKKGVGSSRNGRDSEAKRLGTKKGDGQFVLAGNILVRQRGTRIHPGNNVGKGGDDTLFATVDGVVKFERKGRDRKQVSVYPVEELA, encoded by the coding sequence ATGCTTAAATTGAACTTACAGCTATTTGCTTCTAAAAAAGGAGTAGGTAGTTCAAGAAACGGTAGAGATAGTGAAGCAAAAAGATTAGGAACTAAAAAAGGTGATGGACAATTTGTTTTAGCAGGAAATATCCTAGTTAGACAAAGAGGTACTAGAATTCACCCAGGCAATAATGTAGGTAAAGGCGGAGATGACACTTTATTTGCCACTGTTGATGGTGTTGTTAAATTTGAGAGAAAAGGCAGAGATAGGAAACAAGTAAGTGTTTATCCTGTAGAAGAATTAGCGTAA
- the obgE gene encoding GTPase ObgE, with translation MFIDVAKISVKAGRGGDGIVAWRREKYEPSGGPYGGDGGNGGSIILKADEGIRTLMDFRYKRVYKGENGENGRTKLQYGKNGQDIVLRVPVGTLVKDEETQRVIVDLKDKDQTFVIAKGGKGGRGNAKFATSTRQAPGFAEAGTKGQERNIILELKLLADVGLIGFPNVGKSTLLSIVSAAKPKIANYHFTTLKPNLGVVRIDDGKSFVIADIPGLIEGASQGAGLGHDFLKHIERTRVLVHVIDVSGSEGRNSIEDFYKINEELNQYNEKLSEKPQIIVANKIDLPGAEEGLIALKEEFEPKGYKIYSISAATSKGIDELKYAIWDIVKNSDTPYETFDEEFVEIEKPEDETIIVKYEDGRYIVEGTFIERLLYSTYFDDVDSLRYFQDVLRRKGVVEELEKLGIKEGESVFICDNEFEFFD, from the coding sequence ATGTTTATAGATGTTGCAAAAATTAGTGTTAAGGCAGGTAGAGGTGGAGACGGCATAGTCGCTTGGAGAAGAGAAAAGTACGAGCCTTCAGGTGGTCCTTATGGTGGAGATGGTGGTAATGGAGGATCCATAATACTTAAGGCTGATGAAGGTATTAGAACTCTTATGGATTTCCGTTATAAACGTGTATATAAAGGTGAAAATGGAGAAAATGGTAGGACTAAATTACAATATGGGAAAAATGGTCAAGATATAGTGTTAAGGGTACCAGTTGGAACCCTTGTTAAAGATGAAGAAACGCAAAGAGTAATCGTAGATTTAAAGGATAAAGACCAAACATTTGTTATAGCAAAGGGTGGAAAAGGTGGTAGAGGTAATGCAAAATTCGCCACTTCTACTAGACAAGCACCTGGATTTGCAGAAGCAGGTACAAAGGGACAAGAAAGAAACATCATTTTGGAATTGAAGCTATTGGCTGATGTTGGGCTAATTGGATTTCCAAATGTAGGTAAATCTACTTTACTATCAATTGTATCAGCTGCAAAACCGAAAATTGCCAATTATCATTTTACAACCTTAAAACCAAATTTGGGAGTTGTAAGGATTGATGATGGGAAAAGTTTTGTAATAGCAGATATTCCTGGTCTTATTGAGGGAGCTTCACAAGGAGCTGGATTAGGTCATGATTTTCTAAAACATATTGAACGTACTAGGGTCTTAGTACATGTAATTGATGTATCTGGAAGTGAAGGAAGAAATTCGATTGAAGATTTTTATAAAATTAATGAAGAATTAAACCAATATAATGAAAAGTTAAGTGAAAAGCCTCAGATAATTGTTGCTAATAAAATTGATTTACCTGGTGCTGAAGAAGGATTAATAGCATTAAAAGAGGAATTTGAACCAAAGGGATATAAAATATACTCGATTTCCGCTGCTACAAGTAAAGGTATTGATGAACTAAAGTATGCAATATGGGATATTGTTAAAAACTCAGATACTCCTTATGAAACATTTGATGAAGAGTTTGTTGAAATAGAAAAACCTGAAGATGAAACTATAATAGTTAAATATGAAGATGGTAGGTATATAGTAGAAGGTACCTTTATAGAAAGACTATTATATTCAACTTATTTTGACGATGTTGATTCTTTAAGATATTTCCAAGATGTTCTAAGAAGAAAAGGTGTAGTTGAAGAACTAGAAAAATTGGGGATAAAAGAAGGAGAATCAGTATTTATTTGTGATAATGAATTTGAATTCTTTGATTAA
- the yhbY gene encoding ribosome assembly RNA-binding protein YhbY — MISGKQRSYLKSIANNIDPIFQLGKNGLTENFIKQIDDALETREIIKVNVLKNCDLNPTEVASQLAEELSAEFVQSIGRKFVIYRESIEHKKIELPK; from the coding sequence TTGATATCAGGTAAACAAAGAAGCTATTTAAAGAGTATAGCTAATAATATTGATCCTATATTCCAACTAGGAAAAAATGGATTAACTGAAAATTTTATTAAACAAATTGATGATGCTTTAGAAACAAGGGAAATTATAAAGGTTAATGTTTTAAAGAATTGTGATTTAAATCCAACAGAAGTAGCTAGTCAATTAGCTGAGGAATTATCTGCAGAGTTTGTTCAAAGCATTGGTAGAAAATTTGTAATTTATAGGGAATCTATAGAGCATAAAAAAATAGAATTGCCTAAATAA
- the nadD gene encoding nicotinate-nucleotide adenylyltransferase, with translation MKVGLMGGTYNPIHLGHLIISENIRTNFPLDRVIFIPTGDPPHKDNNELISAIDRYNMTKLAIESNPYFDISSIEVKREGKSYSTDTIDEFLKAMPEDELYFIIGSDTLFDLEKWKDIRDIFKKISFIVTGREGLSDNNIEDKIEEYRKKFNSKIAHVSGPKIEISSTMIREYVSEDKSIRYLVPRQVEEYIKTHRLYIVEE, from the coding sequence ATGAAAGTAGGTTTGATGGGTGGTACCTATAATCCTATTCATTTAGGACATTTAATAATAAGTGAAAATATAAGGACTAACTTTCCATTAGATAGAGTTATTTTTATTCCTACTGGAGATCCACCACATAAGGATAATAACGAACTAATATCTGCCATAGATAGATATAACATGACGAAGTTAGCAATTGAATCAAATCCATATTTCGATATATCTTCTATAGAAGTAAAAAGAGAAGGCAAAAGCTATTCTACTGATACAATCGATGAATTTTTAAAAGCAATGCCTGAAGATGAATTGTATTTTATTATTGGTAGCGATACTTTATTTGACTTAGAAAAATGGAAAGATATTAGAGATATATTCAAGAAGATTAGTTTTATTGTAACAGGAAGAGAAGGATTATCTGATAATAATATTGAGGATAAAATTGAGGAATATCGAAAAAAGTTTAATTCTAAAATTGCTCATGTTTCAGGTCCTAAAATTGAAATATCATCAACAATGATTAGAGAGTATGTTTCTGAGGACAAGTCAATTAGATATCTAGTACCAAGGCAGGTAGAAGAGTATATAAAGACTCATAGACTCTATATTGTGGAGGAGTAA
- the yqeK gene encoding bis(5'-nucleosyl)-tetraphosphatase (symmetrical) YqeK — translation MKDIFIDELVKKVGEKRAYHSIGVMKTAIKLARIYDCDIEKARIAGILHDCAKYRDKSYLLKRANDFGIILDNIMLENTELIHGPLGAMVAKFEFGIRDDEILDAICYHTTGRKNMTTLDKIIYIADYIEPNRDFPGVDEARELAYKDLNKSLKFAMENTIIFLLRQGKLVHLDTIEARNYLVLLEKSE, via the coding sequence TTGAAAGATATATTTATTGATGAATTAGTTAAAAAAGTAGGGGAAAAAAGAGCCTATCATTCTATTGGTGTTATGAAAACAGCTATTAAATTAGCAAGGATCTATGATTGCGATATTGAAAAGGCCAGAATAGCAGGAATATTACATGATTGTGCGAAATACAGGGATAAGTCATATTTATTGAAAAGAGCAAACGATTTTGGTATAATACTAGATAATATTATGCTGGAAAATACTGAACTTATTCATGGACCATTAGGGGCAATGGTTGCAAAATTTGAATTTGGTATAAGGGATGATGAAATATTAGATGCTATCTGTTATCATACCACAGGTAGAAAAAACATGACTACTCTAGATAAAATTATATACATTGCCGACTATATTGAACCAAATAGAGATTTTCCAGGAGTAGACGAGGCTAGAGAATTAGCTTATAAAGACTTAAATAAGAGTTTGAAATTTGCTATGGAAAATACGATAATATTCTTGTTAAGGCAGGGTAAATTAGTACATCTAGATACTATTGAAGCTAGAAACTATCTAGTGCTATTAGAAAAGAGTGAATAG
- the rsfS gene encoding ribosome silencing factor yields the protein MSDLENKLSIIKAAIEDKKGIDMEVLDISNMTTIADYFVIVSGSSSTQVTAIIDEIESKMFLAGFDKVNKEGYTSARWILLDYDDIIVHVFHKDEREFYNLERLWSQYERNNN from the coding sequence ATGAGTGATCTTGAAAACAAATTATCTATAATCAAAGCTGCAATAGAAGATAAAAAAGGCATAGACATGGAAGTATTAGATATTTCTAACATGACGACTATAGCTGATTATTTTGTCATAGTAAGTGGGAGTTCATCTACTCAGGTAACAGCTATTATTGATGAAATTGAAAGTAAAATGTTTTTAGCAGGATTTGATAAGGTTAACAAAGAAGGTTATACAAGTGCTAGATGGATTTTATTGGATTATGATGATATAATAGTACATGTATTCCATAAGGACGAGAGAGAATTCTATAATCTGGAAAGATTATGGTCTCAATATGAAAGAAACAATAATTAG
- a CDS encoding RidA family protein — translation MDLDLISTEKAPEAIGPYSQGVKGGNIIFTSGQLPIVPATGELLTEIKAATRQSLENVKAILEEAGATLEDVVKVSVFVADMNDFGKVNEVYAEYFSSHKPARSCVEVAKLPKDGVIEIEAIAVK, via the coding sequence ATGGATTTAGATTTAATCTCAACTGAAAAAGCACCTGAAGCAATAGGTCCATATTCACAAGGTGTTAAGGGCGGAAATATAATTTTCACATCTGGGCAGCTACCAATAGTTCCAGCCACAGGAGAATTACTTACTGAGATAAAGGCAGCTACAAGACAAAGCTTAGAGAATGTAAAAGCTATTCTTGAAGAAGCGGGTGCTACTTTGGAAGATGTTGTTAAAGTATCAGTATTTGTTGCTGATATGAATGATTTTGGAAAAGTGAATGAAGTTTATGCTGAATACTTTAGCAGCCATAAACCTGCAAGAAGTTGTGTAGAAGTTGCTAAACTTCCTAAAGACGGAGTTATAGAAATAGAAGCAATAGCTGTAAAATAA